One bacterium DNA window includes the following coding sequences:
- a CDS encoding nodulation protein NfeD: MHKWKLIFLTVIFLFIYSPVWAKTEIIYQVKIEGVINPVTERFLVNAINKAVKEEAVCLIIEMDTPGGLVSSTHNIVKEILNSKIPIITYISPRGARAASAGVFISLACDVIAMAPMTHIGAAHPVTMGSAPFQGEGTKSAGVMEDKITNDLVAGVKSIAEEKGRNIKWAEDAVRKSKSITEKEALNLKVIDFIAEDFSDLLKKLNGKIIKKKKETIKLVTKGIATQEIKMNFREKFLHAIAEPNVAYILLMLGIYGLIYEFASPGIGLGAVCGSICLILAFFGLQSLPINLAGLLLIILGFILLILEAFAPSHGLLSIGGGISLIFGSFILIDSSAAPFITISRNLILAVAICTALASFIAIGLSIRAHRRKVTTGKEGIIGESAIAKTKISKQGLVFAQGEIWEAITENEEVIEEGEKVKIVGMEGLKLKIRKFGNW; the protein is encoded by the coding sequence TAGCCCTGTTTGGGCAAAGACAGAGATTATTTATCAGGTCAAGATAGAAGGTGTAATTAATCCTGTCACCGAGCGATTTTTAGTCAATGCGATTAATAAAGCGGTTAAAGAGGAAGCGGTATGTTTAATCATTGAAATGGATACCCCAGGAGGACTTGTCAGTTCTACCCATAATATTGTCAAGGAAATACTTAACTCTAAAATCCCGATTATTACTTATATTTCCCCACGAGGTGCAAGGGCGGCTTCTGCGGGTGTATTTATTTCTTTAGCCTGTGATGTCATCGCTATGGCACCAATGACCCATATTGGTGCCGCACATCCGGTAACTATGGGTAGTGCTCCTTTTCAAGGCGAAGGAACAAAAAGTGCTGGGGTTATGGAAGATAAAATTACCAATGATTTAGTTGCAGGGGTTAAAAGCATTGCTGAGGAAAAAGGACGCAATATCAAATGGGCAGAAGATGCTGTGCGCAAAAGCAAATCTATTACAGAAAAAGAGGCTCTTAACCTTAAAGTAATTGATTTTATTGCCGAAGATTTCTCAGACCTTCTTAAAAAATTAAATGGAAAAATCATAAAAAAGAAAAAAGAAACGATTAAACTTGTAACAAAAGGCATAGCCACGCAAGAAATCAAGATGAATTTTAGAGAGAAATTCCTCCACGCCATTGCTGAGCCAAATGTGGCTTATATTTTATTAATGCTGGGTATTTATGGGCTTATCTATGAATTTGCCTCGCCGGGCATAGGATTAGGGGCTGTTTGTGGCAGTATTTGTTTGATATTAGCCTTCTTTGGACTACAAAGTCTGCCAATTAATTTAGCCGGCTTACTTCTAATTATTCTTGGTTTCATCCTCTTAATATTAGAGGCATTTGCCCCTTCACATGGGCTATTAAGTATAGGAGGTGGTATATCCTTGATATTTGGTTCTTTTATCCTGATTGACTCTTCTGCCGCTCCTTTCATCACTATTTCCAGGAATTTAATTTTAGCCGTGGCAATTTGCACTGCTTTAGCCTCCTTTATTGCTATTGGGTTGAGTATTCGCGCTCATCGACGCAAGGTAACTACTGGAAAAGAAGGAATAATTGGCGAGTCTGCCATAGCTAAAACAAAAATATCAAAACAAGGATTGGTCTTTGCTCAAGGTGAAATATGGGAGGCTATAACTGAAAACGAGGAGGTGATTGAAGAAGGTGAAAAAGTAAAAATAGTCGGAATGGAAGGATTAAAATTAAAGATAAGGAAATTTGGTAATTGGTAA
- a CDS encoding slipin family protein, which produces MGHISLVVIGFGIVLLIGGIKVLREYERAVVFRLGRLVGDRGPGIIYIIPLFEQWNKVDLRTVTMDIPPQEVITRDNVTVRVNAVCYFRVLNPANAITKITNYVYATSQIAQTTLRSVLGQSELDELLAHRDKINQELQRIIDSQTDPWGIKVSVVEVKDVELPEAMKRAMAKQAEAEREKRAKIIHAEGEFQAAEKLTQAAEVINRVPVAVQLRYLQTLTEIGVEKNTTIVFPIPVDILQPFLNLIRKEKQ; this is translated from the coding sequence ATGGGACATATTTCATTAGTGGTGATAGGTTTTGGGATTGTGCTTTTAATTGGCGGAATTAAGGTTTTGCGTGAGTATGAAAGAGCCGTAGTTTTTAGATTGGGAAGGTTAGTTGGTGACCGGGGGCCAGGGATTATTTATATTATTCCATTATTTGAACAATGGAATAAGGTTGATTTAAGAACTGTCACAATGGATATTCCACCACAAGAAGTCATTACGCGGGATAATGTCACTGTTCGAGTTAATGCTGTTTGTTACTTTCGAGTGCTTAATCCAGCAAACGCGATTACTAAAATCACTAATTATGTTTATGCGACTTCGCAAATTGCTCAAACGACCTTAAGGAGTGTTCTTGGACAATCAGAATTAGATGAGTTATTAGCACATCGGGATAAAATAAATCAGGAGTTACAGCGAATAATCGATTCTCAAACAGACCCCTGGGGAATAAAGGTAAGTGTGGTTGAGGTAAAGGATGTTGAGTTACCTGAGGCGATGAAACGAGCGATGGCAAAACAGGCTGAGGCAGAACGGGAAAAGCGGGCGAAGATTATTCATGCCGAAGGTGAATTCCAGGCAGCAGAAAAATTAACTCAAGCCGCTGAGGTTATCAATAGAGTTCCGGTGGCCGTTCAACTCAGATATTTACAAACCTTAACTGAAATAGGGGTTGAAAAAAATACAACTATCGTCTTTCCAATTCCAGTAGATATCCTTCAACCTTTCTTAAACTTAATTAGAAAAGAAAAACAGTAG